The Capsicum annuum cultivar UCD-10X-F1 chromosome 1, UCD10Xv1.1, whole genome shotgun sequence sequence AGTGGCAACAAAAACAATATGATCGGGAACAGTACCCGTCTCCTTCATCTGTTGAAAAGATCTGAGAGCCTTCTTTCCTTCGCCATACATTCCATATGCAGAGATCATTGCTGTCCATGTCACCACATCTTTAATTCTCATGTGCTCAAAGACCAAGATTGCATTCTTTAAACTCCCAGTTTTGGAGTACATCTCGATCAGTGCATTTCCAACAGGGACATGTGACTCAAAATTGAGCCTGATAATGAATCCATGAAGTTCTTTACCCTGTCTTTTGGCAGCAAGCAAGGAACACAAAGGCAGCGAACCTAAAACAGTAGCCACATCTGGGATGATTCCTTCTTTTCTCATCCTACTGAGCATCTTTAAACCGACATAACTTTCCTCGTGATGGAAACATGAAGCAATAATAGTATTCCACGTTACAATATCTCTAGCACTCATGATCTCAAATTGCCACATTGAATGCTCCATTTTACCACACTTGGCATAAACATCTAGAAGAGCATTGCCCACAATAAGAGTGGAATCATATCCTCTCTTAACTATATCACAGTGGAGCTCACTTGCAAAATCCACGTCCGTCAACTTTGTACAGGTTGAGAGAAGCGTCACAAAAGTGACAGAATCAGGTTGCAAGTCTATCCTCATCACCTTAAACAGATCTACTGCTTCTTTATTAAACCCATTTTCAACATAACCACTAACCATTGAGTTCCATGAGACCAAATCCCATCTTTTCATGTTGTCAAAAACTTGCCTTGCCGCCACCAAATCACTACATTTTGCATACACGTTAATCATGATATTCCAAGCGGTCGTATCACATTCGTATCTGTTTTCCAAAATATAGTCATGAACGTATCTTCCAAATCTTAAATCCCCTATACTCCCACAAGCTTGCAAAACAGAAGTAATTGTAAGCAGGTCCGGCTCATATTCACAAACCATTTCTTGAAACAATTTGATCGACTCTTGATATAAGCCCGAGTGAGAAAACCCACAAATTATAATATTCCAAGTGACGATATCTCTGCATATCATCTCATCAAAGATTCTCTGACCGTCCAACAACCTCTCGAACTTAAAGTACATCGAAAGCAATCCATTACTCACAGCCATATCTCCCATGACACCACTCTTCTCCACCAACCCATGAACTATCTGACCCTGTTCAACCTCCATCAAACCCCCACATGCAGGTAAAACACTCGCCACAGTAAAAGCATCAGCAACAACACCCGATAACCTCCCCTCCCGAAAAGCATCCAAAGCCTCTTCCCAATACCCATTCGCACTATACCCCGAAATCAAACTATTCCAAGAAACAACATCTCTACTacccattttatcaaacaccttacgcGCATTCCCTAAATCCTTCAACCTCGCATACATATCAATCAAAGCATtacatatatacaaatctgaTCCAAAACCCATCTCCAAAACATCATTATGCACAACTTTCACCATTTCAAGATCCAATAAACTCCCACATGAATTAATAATCGAAGGAAACGTATAATTATCAGGCTTAACATTTACTTTTCTCATTTGGGTATAAAAATCTAATGCTTTAGAAAATAACCCATTATGGGTCATAGCTCTAATGATAGTATTCCATAAATAAACAACATGGGCAGGTGAATTTATGCGAAAAATGGATAATGAAGAAACAGGCTCTTTGAATTGAGAGTACTTTGAAATGAGTTTTCCATTAAAGAATGTTGATTGGTGCTGGCCTGAAATTACTATGAGTGAATGAACTTTGTGGAGATCACTTAGCTTATTAACGGAAGATAATGCTCTTAGGATCAAAGAATGGGAGAAATATTCAGTTCTTTGGCATACATTGCGAAGCTTTATGGATTTCATGGATGAAAAAAGGAACAGCTTTGGGATTTTTGAAACCAGCAGCTTTTATAGTATTCTCATACGGGAATGGGATAAGCAAAGATATCTCTATCGATTGGAATATCCAATTTCACCTATCATGATTAGCTAATACGTAAAATCAAAGCATCGAAACggctaattttaaattttatctaaCAATTTGTTGTCCTTATTCCACGTATCAAACAACAAGACTAAAAATTTTGGTGGTCATTGCACATCAATGATTCATATAGATATTCTAACTAATATAAAGTTGAGGTATAATAATTGTTACATCAAAAAGTTTTTCTCGGTATGTTCTGATGTTGGCTTCCGATTCCAACGCCAAACACCTTTGGAACTTTCACTTTTCACACCTCAACTAAACG is a genomic window containing:
- the LOC107843740 gene encoding pentatricopeptide repeat-containing protein At3g03580, whose translation is MKSIKLRNVCQRTEYFSHSLILRALSSVNKLSDLHKVHSLIVISGQHQSTFFNGKLISKYSQFKEPVSSLSIFRINSPAHVVYLWNTIIRAMTHNGLFSKALDFYTQMRKVNVKPDNYTFPSIINSCGSLLDLEMVKVVHNDVLEMGFGSDLYICNALIDMYARLKDLGNARKVFDKMGSRDVVSWNSLISGYSANGYWEEALDAFREGRLSGVVADAFTVASVLPACGGLMEVEQGQIVHGLVEKSGVMGDMAVSNGLLSMYFKFERLLDGQRIFDEMICRDIVTWNIIICGFSHSGLYQESIKLFQEMVCEYEPDLLTITSVLQACGSIGDLRFGRYVHDYILENRYECDTTAWNIMINVYAKCSDLVAARQVFDNMKRWDLVSWNSMVSGYVENGFNKEAVDLFKVMRIDLQPDSVTFVTLLSTCTKLTDVDFASELHCDIVKRGYDSTLIVGNALLDVYAKCGKMEHSMWQFEIMSARDIVTWNTIIASCFHHEESYVGLKMLSRMRKEGIIPDVATVLGSLPLCSLLAAKRQGKELHGFIIRLNFESHVPVGNALIEMYSKTGSLKNAILVFEHMRIKDVVTWTAMISAYGMYGEGKKALRSFQQMKETGTVPDHIVFVATIYACSHSGLVQNGRACFNQMREEYKIEPRIEHYACMVDLLSRSGLLSEAEDFILSMPLQPDASMWGALLSACRASGDTETAERVVERLVELNSDDPGYNVLASNVYATLGKWDQVRTIRKSLKARGLRKDPGCSWIEICNRVFIFGTGDRSFQQFKQVNELIEDLNKTMDKEGYVADLKFVLHDVGEDEKINLLHGHSERLAIAFGLLNTKDGSPLQVMKNLRVCGDCHTWTKYVSKIVQREILVRDANRFHLFKDGTCSCRDRW